In Lepus europaeus isolate LE1 chromosome 19, mLepTim1.pri, whole genome shotgun sequence, the genomic window gccggtactgtaggcagaggcttagcctactatgccacagcaccagcaccctgctccacttctgatccaggtccttgctaatgtgtttgggaaagcagcagaagatgacccaaatacttgggcctctgccacccatgtgggagataggatgaagctcctagctcctggcgttagcctggcccagctctgactattgtggccatttggggaatgaaccagtggctggagacctctctctccctactttctataactctgcctttcaaataaataaaataaatcttaaaaaaataaaatgtccacaATGAATGCTGAAAGATTATTTAGAAAAGTAAGTAGTTGTTGTCTTCTTTTCTTCACACCAACTGTGAATGCTGCAAAACAGTGAAAGATTCTCTAAAAAGTAAACTATATTTTACTTAGCTAATGATACTATTTGTTAAAATCAAATGTACATGATTGTACAGCTTTGATCAATTTACGGAGTGTAGAAATGTGTTGGCTGTGGTGCTAGGCTGGGTTTCTACCAGGGGTGAGAAAAGTCTTTGTTGAGTTTTCCTGAGCACTGTAGTATGTTGAGCAGCAACCCTGGTCTCTAGCCACTGGATGACAGTGGTACCCTTCCCTTGCTGACAACTGAGAATGTCTCCAGACATGACTAAACGTTCTCTGGGGGGCAAACCACCCCAGGCAAGAATCTGTGGCTAACAGCAACACTGGTTGTTCTAATGGAGTGGTTTTCAGCAAGCGCTGACTCCCCTCAGGAACACTGTGGAATTTCATGGGCACTTCTTTATCACATgacttggggtgtgtgtgtatgcaatgTGGGAGGGAGCCAGGCATGCTGCAATGACCATAAAGCAAAGGACTGGCCCCAGTGGACCATATATATAAGGTGTGAAACAACAATATATGCAATATATGAACTGAACCTCTGACTGATTTCACATATAAACATAAAAGAATTGTTGCATGCTTAGAATTTACACAGAATTTTCAGGAAATGCAGCAGTattttgctttgttcattttttcatgagTTAGTCAATACTCTAGAAAATCATATCCCAATCAAGAATGGCCCTCACACATTTCTGTGGCCAACAGCATACCCTGTACTAGTGTGCAAGTTACAGGCTGTTGCCCCAGATTTCTTTGTATAACTGGGCCCACACAATGGAAATGGCAAGATACTAACTGGCTCAGGAAGCATCATTTTACCACATTACTCTATCACAAACTACTTTCATTTAAATTACCCTACACAAAATGAGGATAtatgttgatttttctgcattaCGTATATGGGTAGGTTACATTCTTGGTGAATTTACTGTTCTGTAATGGAGGaacatttgaaaatgttattaaaagggGCCCTGGGTTTGATAGATTTGGGAAGCATTGTTTCCTTAGAAAGTCAGAGGTCACCATTAGTATTTTTACCCCAAGTCCCTATTTCCATGTATATGCTATGTGGACTTACCGCATTTTTATACCTGTGGTTCAAAAATCATCTGCAGAATTTCTCTCCTATGTGGATTCCCTGATGTCAAATAACACAGAAGTGCTCATGGAAGGCTCTTCCACCCCAATAACATGCACAGGGTTTTTTTCTTGCACGATTTCACGGATGTCAAACAAGGCGAGGGCCCTGCTTGTTGGCTGTCCTGACTTTGCTTGGTCTGCAGCATTCTCTCCTGAACTCGAGTGCTGCGCTGAGTGTGAGCTCGCGTCCGAGGACTGTTCCCGTCGTCGGTTACGTCCACTGGGCTCCTCCTTTCTGGTGTGAGTTATCTGATGTCGGATGAGGTGAGAGCTCTGAATGAAACATTTCCCACACTGATGACATCTGAAGGGCCTGTTGCTTTGGTGAGTCCTCTCATCTTGACTCAAAGGTGGGTCACAGCTGAGGGCTTCTGCCCATTGGTGCTTTGTTAAAGCTGTCGTCTGCTCAAAGATCAGCCTTTGCCGGCATTCATAGGGCTTCTCCCCAGCATGCTTTCGCTGATGCTGGGCCAGGGAGGAGCTGTGCCTGAAACCCTTCCCACAGTGGTTACACTCGTAGGGCCGCTCCTCCGTGTGAGTCCTCAGGTGCAGAAAAAGGCAGGTGGTTCGAGAGAAGGCTTTCCCACACACGCTGCAGGTGTATGGCTTCTCCCCAGTGTGTGTTCTCTTATGCCGGCCCAGTGAAGAGTTCTGGTTGAAGGCCCGCCCACAATCCTGACACTCGTAGGGTTTCTCCCCAGTGTGAATTCTCCGATGGACAGTAAGGTGTGTGCTGTGGCAGAAAGATTTCCCACATTCAGCACATTTATAGGGTTTGTCTCCCGTGTGGATTCGCTCATGTTGAACAAGAGAGGAATTCTGGCTGAAGGCCTTTCCGCACTCTTTGCACATATAAGGCCTTTCTCCTGTATGAATCCTCTTGTGCACTGTGAGGTGTGCATTATGGTTAAATGACTTTCCACAATCAGTACATTTGTAGGGTTTATCCTGTACCTGGGTTTTTGTGAGTTCTGGAACAGCCTGACTGGAAGCTTTGCTACAGTCATCGTTTTCACAGGTCTGTTTCCTGGGGGAGCCTGTCTGTTGACTGACTGAGCTTGATTTAGGTTTCAAGTTTGTGACCTGTGAGCCATATGGACAGATGTATTCTGTCTTAGAAATTTCTGGGAACGGATTTGGGTCTGTGCTCAGGACCCGGTTTTCCCCAAGTCCGAGACTTTCATAGCGTAGATCCTGAACTGGTGCTTCCTTGAGACCAAATCCCAATCGTCTCACGCTGTTATGGCCCTTCTCgagtgcctggccctggccctcgtGTTCCCGGTCTTTTCCAGACACGGAGGGATAGGACACTCCCCTTGGGGATCCTTCCTCTTCTGTGACACGGGATGGCTCCTCTTCTTGAGGGCCCTGCTCCTTGGAAGATGCCTGGCTTTCAGGTCTAGGCTCCCAGCCtgaaagaaaaccaaagagcTCTGAGTGGTTGGGGGGAAAACTAGGGATTACAGGCTCCTAATACCAGGGTCTTATATTACTAACCTAGGATGCTAACGACCTGCTCTTCAAGGCTCAGCTCTCCTCTTATGTTGGTACCAAGCGTCCTGTCCTCAAACATGGCTTCACTCATCTGACAAaaacttactgagcacctgctgtgggccagtTACTGGTAATGAAGTGAAGGTGCACCAGGTTCCTATCTGTTGCTTTAACAAACTTACCACAAACTTAGCGCCTTAAAACAATACATGATGATTACCTTACAGCCCTAGAATGTAGAAGTCCTAAAATCAAGGTGccaggcgggcgccgtggctcaacaggctaatcctccaacctagtggcgccggcacaccaggttctagtcccagttggggtgctggattctgtcccggttgcccctcttccaggccagctctctgctatgacccgggagtgcagtggaggatggcccaagtacttgggccctgcaccccatgggagaccaggagaagcacctggct contains:
- the ZNF8 gene encoding zinc finger protein 8 isoform X1 → MGPEDEAAAVTMAAELPAVRLQEPVTFRDVAVDFTQEEWGQLDPTQRTLYRDVMLETFGHLLSVGPELPKPEVISQLEQGAELWVAERGITQSCHPGWEPRPESQASSKEQGPQEEEPSRVTEEEGSPRGVSYPSVSGKDREHEGQGQALEKGHNSVRRLGFGLKEAPVQDLRYESLGLGENRVLSTDPNPFPEISKTEYICPYGSQVTNLKPKSSSVSQQTGSPRKQTCENDDCSKASSQAVPELTKTQVQDKPYKCTDCGKSFNHNAHLTVHKRIHTGERPYMCKECGKAFSQNSSLVQHERIHTGDKPYKCAECGKSFCHSTHLTVHRRIHTGEKPYECQDCGRAFNQNSSLGRHKRTHTGEKPYTCSVCGKAFSRTTCLFLHLRTHTEERPYECNHCGKGFRHSSSLAQHQRKHAGEKPYECRQRLIFEQTTALTKHQWAEALSCDPPLSQDERTHQSNRPFRCHQCGKCFIQSSHLIRHQITHTRKEEPSGRNRRREQSSDASSHSAQHSSSGENAADQAKSGQPTSRALALFDIREIVQEKNPVHVIGVEEPSMSTSVLFDIREST
- the ZNF8 gene encoding zinc finger protein 8 isoform X2, translated to MAHSLREPVTFRDVAVDFTQEEWGQLDPTQRTLYRDVMLETFGHLLSVGPELPKPEVISQLEQGAELWVAERGITQSCHPGWEPRPESQASSKEQGPQEEEPSRVTEEEGSPRGVSYPSVSGKDREHEGQGQALEKGHNSVRRLGFGLKEAPVQDLRYESLGLGENRVLSTDPNPFPEISKTEYICPYGSQVTNLKPKSSSVSQQTGSPRKQTCENDDCSKASSQAVPELTKTQVQDKPYKCTDCGKSFNHNAHLTVHKRIHTGERPYMCKECGKAFSQNSSLVQHERIHTGDKPYKCAECGKSFCHSTHLTVHRRIHTGEKPYECQDCGRAFNQNSSLGRHKRTHTGEKPYTCSVCGKAFSRTTCLFLHLRTHTEERPYECNHCGKGFRHSSSLAQHQRKHAGEKPYECRQRLIFEQTTALTKHQWAEALSCDPPLSQDERTHQSNRPFRCHQCGKCFIQSSHLIRHQITHTRKEEPSGRNRRREQSSDASSHSAQHSSSGENAADQAKSGQPTSRALALFDIREIVQEKNPVHVIGVEEPSMSTSVLFDIREST